Proteins found in one Streptococcus mitis genomic segment:
- a CDS encoding N-acetylmuramoyl-L-alanine amidase gives MKLHKRLTLLALAVLGLSSQVVLADDTSHSTTTPITSATSNSTNTSANSSQASTETSSSIASSSEQESKPSLSSETKPNQPTQTGWVKEGNKWTFYSQTGVKFTDTLYDGYFFDSHGYLLENSWYQMGNNWYYINGSGKYLSNQWSQINGKWYAFDGYGRMLANVWKGDYYLKSSGAMADKEWVYDQSYSSWFYLKSGGRYAQKQWIGSYYLKSGGYMAHKEWIYDPDYQAWYYLKDDGVYVTGTYAVDGKNQLFQENGKWVRELAQGFQKGQYSKTIFLDPGHGGKDRGAYYYGIAEKELNLQVYRKLRKRLEGLGYTVLTSRDSDIDVDFITERSRMVNKTNADFFISLHFNAKGNDTTVNLGIQTYSYKDEPGFPSKINKDWHNNPERMSESNRLAADIHSSLLAETGARDAGLLQATFAVLRETAKPAVLLEMGYMDNPEENQKIRSSYYQDKLVEGIIKGIQKYYAGN, from the coding sequence ATGAAATTACACAAAAGACTGACACTTTTAGCCTTGGCTGTTCTTGGCTTATCCAGCCAAGTCGTTTTGGCTGATGACACAAGTCATTCCACTACTACTCCTATAACTAGTGCAACAAGCAATTCTACAAATACTTCTGCTAACAGTTCTCAAGCTAGTACAGAAACTTCGTCAAGTATAGCTAGTTCGAGTGAGCAAGAAAGCAAACCTTCTCTTTCTAGTGAAACCAAACCCAATCAACCTACACAAACTGGCTGGGTAAAAGAAGGGAACAAGTGGACTTTTTATAGTCAAACTGGGGTTAAATTTACAGACACCCTCTATGATGGTTATTTCTTTGATAGTCATGGCTACTTGCTTGAAAACAGCTGGTACCAGATGGGAAATAATTGGTACTATATCAATGGTTCAGGTAAATATTTATCCAACCAATGGAGCCAAATCAATGGCAAGTGGTATGCTTTTGATGGCTACGGTAGAATGTTGGCCAATGTCTGGAAAGGCGATTACTACCTCAAATCCAGCGGTGCCATGGCAGATAAGGAATGGGTCTACGACCAAAGCTACTCTAGTTGGTTTTACCTAAAATCTGGCGGACGCTATGCCCAAAAACAATGGATTGGTTCCTACTATCTTAAATCTGGTGGCTACATGGCCCACAAGGAATGGATTTATGACCCAGACTATCAAGCTTGGTACTATCTTAAGGACGATGGTGTGTATGTCACAGGTACCTATGCTGTGGATGGTAAAAACCAGCTCTTCCAAGAGAATGGAAAATGGGTTCGTGAATTAGCGCAAGGTTTTCAAAAAGGACAATACTCTAAAACCATCTTTCTCGATCCAGGACACGGTGGTAAGGACCGCGGGGCTTATTACTATGGCATAGCTGAGAAAGAATTGAACCTACAAGTTTATCGTAAGCTACGTAAACGACTAGAAGGACTCGGCTATACCGTTCTCACCTCTCGAGATAGTGACATAGACGTTGATTTTATTACCGAGCGTTCTCGTATGGTTAACAAGACCAATGCTGACTTTTTCATCAGCCTTCATTTCAATGCAAAAGGGAATGATACAACCGTTAATCTGGGTATCCAGACTTATTCTTACAAGGATGAACCTGGTTTCCCTAGCAAGATTAACAAGGATTGGCACAACAATCCTGAACGGATGAGTGAAAGTAATCGTCTCGCAGCTGATATCCATTCTTCACTGCTAGCAGAGACTGGGGCTAGGGATGCTGGCCTCTTACAAGCTACCTTTGCTGTTCTCCGTGAAACAGCTAAACCAGCTGTTTTGCTAGAGATGGGATATATGGATAATCCAGAAGAAAACCAAAAAATCCGCAGTAGTTACTATCAAGATAAACTAGTTGAAGGGATTATCAAGGGAATCCAAAAATATTATGCTGGAAATTAA